CGGTCAGCCGCGAGACGGTGATCGAAATGGTGTCCGGCGCGCTGGTCAATTCCGGCGCCAGCGTCGCGGTCGCGGTGACCGGCATCGCCGGCCCCGGCGGCGGCTCGGCGGACAAGCCGGTCGGCAGCGTCTGGCTGGGCTGGAAGCGCCGCGGCGGCTATGCCAGCGCGCAGTTGTTCCAGTTCCCGGGCGACCGCGATGCCGTGCGCCGGCAGACCGTGGCGGCGGCCCTGCGCGGTCTGGACGCGCTGTTGTGAGCGTGGCCGCGCGCCTGCGTCGAGGATGAGTGCGATGTGGGAGGCGCTGAGCACCGTCCGCGACCTGGGACGCCTGCAGGAAATCGC
This genomic stretch from Xanthomonas sacchari harbors:
- a CDS encoding CinA family protein; translation: MTLPTDSELLQQATALSDRLRTARERLVTAESCSGGWIAKVMTDVAGSSAWFDCGIVAYSYEAKQALLGVRPQTLEHHGAVSRETVIEMVSGALVNSGASVAVAVTGIAGPGGGSADKPVGSVWLGWKRRGGYASAQLFQFPGDRDAVRRQTVAAALRGLDALL